The genomic window ATGTTTACTCAATCCCCAATCTGATATGTAAAATGGTCAGCGTATCTTGCTTGATCCAGGCGATCGCACATGGCCATTACAAAACGGCGGCTACCGACATTTTTACAGTTTGCCAAAAGTCCCAATCTTTCTCAGAAACTCATGCTCATCGGGTTAGCCATTACCCTATTTTTCATCTTCCTAGCATTCTTCGCTCCCGTATTCCAGGCTTGGGGATGGCTGCAAAACCCCAAAGATTTTCTCTCTAATCCAATTCACGAGCCACCCTCAGCTAAACATTGGTTTGGTACTAGTCGCCTGGGCTATGATGTGTTCTCCCGGACATTGTTCGGCGCTCAAGCTGCTTTGCAGGTGGTGATTTTGGCAACAGGGCTGAGTATGATTATCGGTGTACCTTTGGGGATGCTGAGTGGTTATCTCGGCGGTAAATTGGATAAAGTGTTGCTGTTCATTATGGATAGCATCTACACCCTACCGGGACTACTGCTGTCTGTGACACTGGCGTTTGTGGTGGGGCGTGGGATATTAAATGCAGCGATCGCTATTAGCATTGCCTACATCCCCCAATATTACCGCGTTGTTCGCAACCACACCGTGAGTGTGAAAACTGAAGTGTTTATCGAAGCTGCTCAAGCAATGGGCGCTTCCACTTGGGTTGTGCTTTCTCGTTATCTGTTTTTCAACGTCATTCAAAGCGTACCCGTCCTATTCACACTCAATGCTGCTGATGCGATTTTGGTGTTGGGCGGTTTAGGCTTTTTGGGGCTAGGACTTCCCGAAGAAGTGGCAGAATGGGGACATGATTTAAAACAGGCTCTAGAAGCTCTACCTACTGGCATTTGGTGGACTACGCTTTTCCCCGGTTTAACGATGACATGCATGGTGGTAGGGTTATCACTACTTGGTGAAGGGTTAAACGAATTTGTCAATCCTCGTTTACGGAGAGAAAATAGAATCCGAAACTAATCACTAGTCAATGGTCAGTGGTTAATAGCAAAAAACCATTGACAAATTACAAATAACAATAGAGAGATTTGTATGAAAGATAACCTAACGTTAATTGCTGCCGCTACTGGCGGGTTTATCCTTTCCGTTGCCCTTGCTGGTATTTTACGAGGTGCGCCAATTACAGCTTGGCAGGAGCAATCGAGTTTTCGGACCACGACTGTTGCTAATTTACAGTTATTAGAGCAGAAAGCCCACTCTTTCTAGATGTGAGGACGCCAGTCACAGAGATCGGAGTTGAAAGCCCGGTGTCTTCTCCCTTGACGCTAGCCTCTCCCTTTGGGAAAAGGGGAGACGCTGCGCGAACGGATCGGTGATGAAAACGACTCGCACTCAATTAGACGGAAAATCTAGAATTTTTTCGCGCCAAGACGCTAAGTACAGATTTGCAGAAAATTGTAGCGTTTTTAAATGCAGAGGGACGCATTGGCATTGTAGGGGGACGCATTGGCATTGCAGAGGGACGCATTGGCATTGCAGAGAGACGCATTGGCATTGCAGAGAGACGCATTGGCATTGCAGAGAGACGCATTGGCATTGTAGAGGGACGCATTGGCATTGTAGAGGGACGCATTGGCATTGCCAAATTTAATTCGCTACGAATTAATGAAATGCTGTACTTAGTACAGATTTGTAGAAAATAGTGGCGAATTGAGGGTTGAAATTTAAACGCAGAGGTAAGCGCAGAGGATACGTGAAGGTTTGCTAGGTGGCTATTTTATTTGCTACGAACTTGTGCAAAGCTGTACTACGATGCTTGTTAAAGTCGAAAATTTGCGGCTTGGTGTGAGGATTTTAAAGTGGTGAGTTCTCAAGTAATTGGTATTGATGTGGGGGGAACAGCTATTAAGCTGGGGCGTTTTGCAGCTGATGGTACTTGTCTGCAATCTTTGACTGTGACATCTCCCCAACCAACAACACCAGAGGCTGTGCTGGCGCTGATCGTAGATGCGATCGCCCAAATTGATCCAGATAATCAAACTGTTGCTATTGGTGTCGGGACTCCTGGCCCATCTGATGCAACCGGACGCATTGCCAAAATTGCGATTAACTTGCCTGGATGGCGCGATGTGCCTTTAGCAGACTGGCTAGAAGCTAAAACTGGCAAACCTACTGCGATCGCTAACGATGCTAATTGCGCTCTTTTGGGAGAAGCTTGGCTGGGAGCCGGTCGCCACTTTCAAAATCTGATTCTGCTCACTTTAGGAACTGGGGTTGGTGGCGCAATTATCCTTGATGGCAAACTATTTATTGGACATCAAGGAGCTGCTGGGGAATTGGGTTTAATTTCATTAAATCCTGATGGCCCAATTTGTAATAGTGGCAATCGAGGCTCTTTGGAACAATATGCCTGTGCTACTGCAATTCGCCGCCGCGCTCTCAAAGAACCCATCGAATTGGGTGTTCTTGCCCAACAAGGAGATCCCACAGCATTGACTTTTTGGGAAGAATATGGTAGCAATTTGGGAATTGGTTTGACAAGTTTGATTTATGTCCTCACACCGCAAGCGATCGTGATTGGTGGTGGGATCAGTGGCAGCTTTGAGTTTTTCTTCCCAGCAGTGAAGGCAGAAATTGAGAAGCGAGTTCAGCCTTTATCACGAGAAGGTTTACAGATATTGCCAGCAGAGTTAGGCAATTTTGCTGGGATAGTAGGTGCAGCAAAGTTGGCATGGCAAAACTATTCAGGGTTTTAGATTATGGTTCAAAAAATCCCAGCTAGAGACATCAGTCTTTACGAATTAGAAGAAAAATTTGGTTTGCAACTTGCCACAGACACCAACTTTTTTACAGAATGGACAGAAAATTTACCAACTCTGACTGATGGTGAAAAGCAAGCGATCGCGCGAGTAAAAAGCAACTATTTAAACTTGAATAAGCATCGTCTGATGTCAGAAGAGGCGGTAAAGATGGTACGTACTGTCTCCTTTACTCGATTTAGCTGGGTTTTATCAACTTCCTTTTGAGATTGAAACCGAGACTTCTGTTGAGATTTCTGCTGAAGACGAGAGCTTTATCGTTAAAGGAAACATTGATGTTCTTGTCATCCAAAAACATTTTTGGGTACTTGTCATCGAATCTAAAAGCAGTAAATTTGATGTGATGACAGCCCTACCTCAAGCACTAGCTTATATGCTTGATCGTCCAAATCCTGCACAACCGACTTTTGGTTTACTAATCAACGGTAGGGAATTTGTTTTTGTCAAATTGATTCAACAAGAACATCCGTGGTATGCACGGTCTTATGCGCTCTCAATTGAACGTGATTCAGAACTACACCAAGTACTTAGTATATTGAAGCGCCTTGGAGAATTAATCGTGCTTTTACCCCCTGAATGACCAAATTGTGAACCATAACCTGACCAAAAGTTAAGGCCATCTCAAGGGTTCTAGCCAAAACGGAACATCAAATTTTGGATCAAAAACTTGAGAGAGTGCCTTGTTGATCGTGTCTTGAGAACGACCAGAAATGATGACGCGATACCCTTCACTGCTGAGTACCTGTGCAGTTGCCAGCCCCATACCTGATGTCCCACCAATTACAACAACGGTTCGCTCACAATCAAATTTCCTCTTTTTCAAGAAAAACTCTGTCATTCAGCTTGATCTCGAACACCAGCAGATAGCCTTCAAACTACCGTCTCAACCGATCTCCAAGACTGTCGGCATTTTATCAAAAATCACAGGAGTTTCGATATTGTTCTCTACGTTGTGTTCTCCTTGAAGTAACTCAAATCTCTTGTCTATGCTTGAGATCAAACCCTTGCGTATTCAGACAAAATCAAAATTAACTGTAAAATCCACATTTCACGCTTCAAAATGTAATATTTGAATACTTCAATAACTCTTACGCAAAATCATTTATATTATTAAGTATTAATATTGATCCTTTATAGGCTTTTGGCGTAGGCGTTGCCCTGAAACCCTATTCTCTAAGTGTGCCTTTATCTCCTAAATGACCAAATTGTGAACCATAGCCTGACCAAAAGTTAACCAATCTCAAGGTTATAGCCAAACGCCACTTAGTAATTCCAGTACTGATCAAAATACGATAACCTACGACACATAAGAGCAAACAGATCCCAGCAGTAACAAAAAGTTGGGCAGACCTTACTTATTAATACTAAGACAAAGAATATCCTGTTACTTTCTTAACGTATTTCACAACTTTTTCATAAGATTCAGGATTACTTACAGGGTTGATGATAATAGGAATAGTGCCATCTGGCAACCAAAAAGTTATCCTGCCGTTCGGTTCATGACAAAAGGAACTGATGCAGTTGAGATTAATTACATATTCATTTTTTTCGTAAATAATTTTCACCCAGTGGGCATGATCTAATTCCAACGCCGTCACACATTGTAAATAATCGAGAATCTTTTGATAATCTTCCAAGTTACTTTGCGGGTTAATTACTACTGGAATTGCACTATCGGGTAACCAAAAAGTAACCCTGCCATTCAGTTCATAACAAAAAGCATGGACACGCTCAAAATTCACCACATATTCTTTCCTCTCGTAAAGGATTCTCATCCAGTACGCCACAACATCTCCTCAAGTCCGAAATTTACGAATGATGCACCCTGTATGTCCAAATCTACTGAAGCCTTAAGTTAATCTTGCTATGCACGAATTCAAAATTAAAAAAAATAATTATGAATTATGAATTTTTATGACACCTCTAATGGTGTTGGTTTACCAGATGTCGAGAGAGAAAGAGCGATCGCTGCTTGAATAAACCCTTTAAACAAGGGATGAGGGGTACTGGGGCGCGATTGAAATTCTGGATGAAATTGGCAAGCAAGAAAGAATGGGTGCTTGGGTAATTCTATAATTTCAACTAAGCGTCCATCGGGAGAAGTACCACTGATCACATAGCCAGACTTTAATAACAGATCGCGGTAAGCATTGTTGAACTCATATCGATGTCGATGTCGTTCATAAATTACATCTTCTTGATAAAGCTTAAAAGCCAGAGTATCAGGAAGAACACGACAAGGATATAGTCCTAAGCGCATTGTACCCCCTAAATCCACTACTTCGTGCTGTTCTGGCAATAAATTAATTACCGGATCAGTTGTATAGGCGTCAAATTCGGCACTATTGGCATCTGTTAATCCCCCTACGTGCCTGGCCCATTCAATTACAGAACATTGCATTCCCAGGCATAAACCCAAAAAGGGAATTTGGCGATCGCGGGCATATTTAATGGCGGCAATTTTGCCATCCACTCCCCGAACACCGA from Nostoc sp. UHCC 0926 includes these protein-coding regions:
- a CDS encoding ABC transporter permease, which codes for MAITKRRLPTFLQFAKSPNLSQKLMLIGLAITLFFIFLAFFAPVFQAWGWLQNPKDFLSNPIHEPPSAKHWFGTSRLGYDVFSRTLFGAQAALQVVILATGLSMIIGVPLGMLSGYLGGKLDKVLLFIMDSIYTLPGLLLSVTLAFVVGRGILNAAIAISIAYIPQYYRVVRNHTVSVKTEVFIEAAQAMGASTWVVLSRYLFFNVIQSVPVLFTLNAADAILVLGGLGFLGLGLPEEVAEWGHDLKQALEALPTGIWWTTLFPGLTMTCMVVGLSLLGEGLNEFVNPRLRRENRIRN
- a CDS encoding ROK family protein, whose protein sequence is MVSSQVIGIDVGGTAIKLGRFAADGTCLQSLTVTSPQPTTPEAVLALIVDAIAQIDPDNQTVAIGVGTPGPSDATGRIAKIAINLPGWRDVPLADWLEAKTGKPTAIANDANCALLGEAWLGAGRHFQNLILLTLGTGVGGAIILDGKLFIGHQGAAGELGLISLNPDGPICNSGNRGSLEQYACATAIRRRALKEPIELGVLAQQGDPTALTFWEEYGSNLGIGLTSLIYVLTPQAIVIGGGISGSFEFFFPAVKAEIEKRVQPLSREGLQILPAELGNFAGIVGAAKLAWQNYSGF
- a CDS encoding SDR family NAD(P)-dependent oxidoreductase encodes the protein MTEFFLKKRKFDCERTVVVIGGTSGMGLATAQVLSSEGYRVIISGRSQDTINKALSQVFDPKFDVPFWLEPLRWP